The following coding sequences lie in one Mucilaginibacter sp. KACC 22773 genomic window:
- a CDS encoding isopenicillin N synthase family dioxygenase, translated as MSKVNIPRLDLNDYINGTAADRKQFSDNIGKAFNQTGFVTITNHGLSKQLIDELYTQVKALFALPDDVKQKYEIPGLAGQRGYTGKGKETAKGFKTPDLKEFWQIGQTVTDGDPIKDIYPDNVAVDELPSFNVTTLEVYKKLEDAGKHLLQAIAVYLNLPENYFDDKVHNGNSILRTLHYFPITDPDSVPDDAVRAGAHEDINLITLLIGASADGLELLTREGTWFPVKAHGEDLVVNVGDMLQRLTNNKLKSTTHRVVNPPRELMKYSRFSVPFFLHPKSGMDLTSLESCIDADHPKLYTDITAGEYLDERLREIGLKM; from the coding sequence ATGAGCAAAGTAAACATTCCACGACTTGATCTTAACGATTATATAAACGGCACGGCTGCCGACCGCAAGCAATTTTCGGACAATATTGGCAAGGCTTTTAACCAAACGGGCTTTGTTACCATTACCAACCATGGCCTGAGCAAGCAGTTGATAGATGAACTTTATACCCAGGTTAAGGCTCTTTTTGCGCTACCTGATGATGTAAAACAAAAGTACGAGATACCAGGCCTGGCAGGCCAGCGTGGCTATACCGGCAAAGGTAAAGAAACCGCCAAAGGCTTTAAAACTCCCGATTTAAAGGAGTTTTGGCAGATAGGCCAAACCGTAACAGACGGCGATCCAATCAAAGATATTTACCCGGACAACGTAGCGGTTGATGAGCTACCCTCATTTAACGTTACCACCCTGGAGGTATATAAAAAGCTGGAAGATGCCGGCAAGCACTTGCTGCAGGCTATTGCGGTGTATTTAAACCTGCCCGAAAATTATTTTGACGATAAGGTACACAACGGTAATTCGATATTGCGTACCCTGCATTATTTCCCGATAACTGACCCCGATTCTGTTCCTGACGACGCGGTACGCGCCGGCGCCCATGAGGATATTAACCTGATTACCCTTTTAATAGGCGCCAGTGCCGATGGCCTTGAACTGCTTACCCGCGAAGGTACCTGGTTCCCGGTTAAGGCTCATGGCGAGGATTTGGTGGTAAACGTAGGCGATATGCTGCAGCGCCTGACCAATAACAAATTGAAATCGACCACGCATAGGGTAGTAAACCCGCCGCGCGAACTGATGAAGTATTCCCGGTTTTCGGTACCCTTTTTCCTGCACCCAAAATCGGGTATGGATTTAACCAGCCTGGAATCATGTATTGATGCCGATCACCCCAAGTTATATACCGATATCACTGCCGGCGAATACCTGGACGAGCGGTTGAGAGAGATTGGATTGAAGATGTAA
- a CDS encoding MFS transporter, with product MNIFRSLKYRNFKLFFYGQSVSLIGTWMQKTAVSWLVYRLTGSALLLGIVSFVSLIPSLILAPYAGSIVDRHNRYRILVITQVVSMLQAGALAFLILFKFYNIPAIIGLSLVQGIINAFDVTCRQSIMVEMVDNKADLPNAIALNSTMTNFARIAGPAVAGIILSTFGEDVCFFGNFLSYIPVLACLFMMKLNTAVIGKPQKGIWQELQDGFKYVSGDRDLSSLILMLTVSSLFVIPFNTLMPIFAKDIFNGDAKTFSWFESAAGIGSVISAVYLANLKTDKNLVRIIIVAGLIFGASVLMVAYAGKLPFALIFMSFTGLGMMAQTSAINTYIQTHAIPAMRARAISYYVMAYQGMIPVGSLMVGWLANELGPRQAVFIEGSIGLLATGVFVLYKRRQGIEGNIGGKAMLAK from the coding sequence ATGAACATTTTCCGCTCCTTAAAATACCGTAATTTCAAGTTGTTTTTTTACGGTCAGTCCGTCTCGCTCATTGGTACCTGGATGCAAAAAACAGCTGTTAGCTGGCTGGTTTACAGGCTCACCGGGTCGGCATTGTTACTCGGGATAGTTAGTTTTGTTAGCCTTATCCCCTCATTAATATTGGCACCTTATGCCGGCAGTATTGTAGATAGGCATAACCGCTACCGCATATTGGTTATTACGCAGGTTGTATCCATGCTGCAGGCTGGCGCACTGGCATTTTTAATATTATTTAAGTTTTATAATATCCCGGCCATCATCGGCTTAAGCCTGGTGCAGGGTATTATTAATGCCTTTGATGTAACCTGCCGTCAATCTATCATGGTTGAGATGGTTGACAATAAGGCCGACCTGCCCAACGCCATCGCCTTAAACTCCACCATGACCAATTTTGCCCGTATAGCGGGACCGGCCGTGGCGGGTATTATTTTAAGCACCTTTGGCGAAGATGTTTGTTTCTTCGGTAACTTTTTAAGTTATATACCGGTGCTGGCCTGTTTGTTTATGATGAAGCTGAACACCGCCGTAATTGGCAAGCCACAAAAAGGTATCTGGCAGGAGTTGCAGGATGGGTTCAAATACGTATCCGGAGATCGCGACCTGAGCAGCCTAATATTGATGCTTACCGTAAGCAGCCTGTTTGTGATACCCTTCAACACCTTGATGCCTATTTTTGCTAAAGACATTTTTAACGGCGATGCTAAAACGTTTAGCTGGTTTGAGAGTGCCGCGGGCATAGGGTCGGTTATCAGCGCTGTTTACCTGGCCAATTTAAAAACAGATAAAAACCTGGTCAGGATAATCATAGTAGCCGGCCTTATTTTTGGCGCAAGTGTGCTGATGGTGGCCTATGCCGGCAAATTGCCCTTTGCATTAATATTCATGAGCTTTACCGGTTTGGGGATGATGGCACAAACATCGGCCATTAACACTTACATTCAAACGCATGCTATACCAGCCATGCGTGCCAGGGCCATCAGCTACTATGTAATGGCATACCAGGGAATGATACCCGTAGGCAGCCTGATGGTGGGCTGGCTGGCCAATGAACTTGGCCCAAGGCAAGCCGTTTTCATTGAAGGCTCAATTGGCCTGCTGGCAACCGGCGTTTTTGTTTTGTATAAAAGAAGGCAGGGAATTGAAGGGAATATTGGCGGAAAGGCTATGTTAGCGAAGTAA
- a CDS encoding LysR substrate-binding domain-containing protein produces MEIRQLQYFVKAAETMNFTEAAAAVFITQSTLSQQIKQLEDELGMLLFDRIGRHVRITEAGHIFLTHASKILNEVQKGKQAITELNNAATGELNLGVSYAFTSLLLPALAPFSNKYPGIKIFITYGSPEELEKKLRLAELDMILAFHNQSDDEDLEMQVLFSSSIVMVVAKNNPLAKLEQISLEELARQELILPGKGFSSRDFINALFYKNKIVPNIRIELNDVHSLLSLIQDGHWATVLNEKALIGWHKVAAVPIIAKGIKRQSYILWQKGVYRKKAAILFIEQLVEVMGNEG; encoded by the coding sequence ATGGAGATTAGGCAATTACAGTATTTTGTTAAAGCGGCCGAGACGATGAACTTTACCGAAGCTGCCGCCGCCGTATTTATTACCCAGAGCACGCTGTCGCAACAAATAAAGCAACTGGAAGATGAGTTGGGCATGCTGCTATTTGACAGGATTGGCCGCCACGTGCGCATTACCGAAGCCGGCCATATATTTTTAACCCACGCCAGCAAAATATTAAACGAGGTACAAAAAGGCAAGCAAGCCATTACCGAGCTCAATAACGCCGCCACCGGCGAACTTAACCTGGGCGTTTCTTACGCCTTTACATCGTTGCTGCTGCCCGCCCTGGCCCCATTTTCCAATAAATATCCCGGCATCAAAATATTTATAACCTATGGAAGCCCAGAGGAACTGGAAAAAAAGCTGCGGCTGGCCGAGCTGGATATGATCCTGGCATTCCACAATCAATCCGACGATGAAGACCTGGAGATGCAGGTACTTTTTAGCAGCAGTATTGTGATGGTGGTGGCCAAAAACAACCCGCTGGCTAAGTTGGAACAAATAAGCCTGGAAGAACTGGCCCGGCAGGAACTGATATTACCTGGCAAAGGCTTTAGCTCGCGCGACTTTATTAACGCCCTGTTTTATAAAAATAAGATAGTACCCAATATCAGGATCGAGCTGAACGATGTGCACTCGCTGCTATCGCTGATACAGGACGGCCACTGGGCAACGGTACTTAACGAAAAAGCTTTAATAGGCTGGCATAAAGTGGCCGCAGTACCTATCATCGCCAAAGGCATCAAAAGGCAATCATACATCCTGTGGCAAAAAGGCGTTTACCGCAAAAAAGCCGCTATACTATTCATTGAGCAATTGGTTGAGGTTATGGGGAATGAGGGGTAG
- a CDS encoding CPBP family intramembrane glutamic endopeptidase, translating to MTQPATKNPRFTIIYGLILTSVLFLCFSVGSKAFSILAGPGLSLDTRFVISRLFFWLCFVIILVYVSKAERQRLLLWNDESYPVGYYILSVIVILLIIVFGSAIIGLTLKRLDLLKLSPAITLMRNMSAPVKLLGIITAGVLEELIFRGYMIPRLKLFFKSGHWPVILSSIIFAAGHWGYGTAINILVPLFIGLVFGYHYYKYRNINILIICHLLIDLNAMFTPDFIKH from the coding sequence ATGACACAGCCCGCCACGAAAAATCCGCGTTTTACCATAATTTATGGTCTTATATTAACATCTGTTTTATTCCTGTGCTTCTCGGTAGGGTCAAAAGCTTTTTCAATTTTAGCCGGGCCTGGTTTGTCGTTAGATACCCGGTTTGTTATATCCCGCTTATTTTTTTGGCTGTGTTTTGTAATTATCCTGGTATATGTTAGCAAAGCCGAGCGGCAGCGGCTCCTGTTATGGAACGATGAATCCTATCCAGTCGGTTATTACATTTTATCTGTAATTGTAATACTACTAATTATCGTATTTGGATCGGCCATTATAGGCCTCACGCTAAAACGACTCGACCTGTTGAAACTCAGCCCGGCTATTACATTGATGCGAAATATGAGCGCTCCGGTAAAGTTGTTGGGCATTATTACCGCGGGGGTTTTAGAAGAATTGATATTCAGGGGATATATGATACCCCGGTTAAAACTGTTTTTTAAAAGCGGGCACTGGCCGGTAATTTTATCTTCGATAATATTTGCCGCGGGGCATTGGGGGTATGGCACTGCAATAAATATATTGGTGCCCCTGTTTATAGGTTTGGTTTTTGGCTATCACTATTACAAATACCGCAACATTAACATCCTTATTATTTGCCATTTGCTGATAGATTTAAACGCCATGTTTACACCCGATTTTATCAAACATTAG